CATCATCGCTCATGCCTGTGCTGGCAATGGACGGAAAGGTATAAAAAGCGCCGCGCGGTTCGAAGCAAGTAAGCCCCAGGGAATTGAAGCCATCCACCAGCACGCGGCGGCGGCGATCATATTCCTGGCGCATGGCTTCGACATCGTCTTCGCCATGTTGTAGCGCTTGAATTGCAGCGACCTGCCCGGTTGTGGGCGCAGACATAATCAGATATTGGTGCAGCTTGCTCATGGCGCCAATAATCGGCGTGGGACCTGTGGCATAGCCAATACGCCAACCTGTCATAGCGTAGGATTTACTCATCCCACTGAGTGTAACCGTGCGTTCCATCATATTGGGCAGTGTCGCAAAGTTGATATGCTCCACACCATAGACGAGGCGCTCGTAAATTTCATCACTGATGACCAGCAGATCGTATTTTTCAGCAACCTGGGCCACTTGCAGCATATGCTCACGGGTGAGGATGGCACCCGTCGGGTTGTTCGGGTAACTGATGAAGATCGCTTTGGTGCGTGGTGTGATCTTCGCCTCAAGTTCCGCGCCTGTAACCTGGAAGTCATGCTCCGGGGAGGTCCCTACGGAAACAGCAACGCCACCTGCCATATGCACAGCGGCTTCATTGGCGACGAAACACGGTTCAACGATGAGGACCTCATCACCGGGCTCAAGGATAGCCTTCATCAGCAAAAATAAGGCCTCGCTAACGCCCACCGTGACCAGAACCTGGTTCACAGGATCATAACTCGCACCATAGAGCCGCTCGATGTGAGCGCTAATAGCTCGCCGCAGTGCCAATGTACCGGCGTTGGCCGTGTAACCTGTGTCCCCGGCTTGCAGGCTATCAATGCCAGCTTGCGTAATATGTTGAGGGGTTGGGAAATCAGGCTGACCAATGCCCAGGGTTACAACATCTTCCATCTGGTTAGCGATGTCGAAATACTTCCGTATCCCTGAAGCGCGCATGGTGGTAACGGTACTGGCGACGAAGTTACGCATTCTTGAAAACGACTCCTTTATGAAAACCAGCATCGTTATATCATTGATCTGCCTCATAAACATACAGCGCTTAGTTGGAAATCGCTCCATAAAAATCAGACACAATGTCGGAACAATCCAGAAGATAACGCCCAGGAACCCGTTTTTATTGCTACATCATGCCGCAAACATCATTTTACACAGATGCAAGCCCTCTGTTTCCTATCTAACGACGGATGTAAACACGCCGACGCTCTCTCCTACTGCCAGGTACAAATGATGCACGCGAGCTATCAAAGCGATAAATCTATGAGTCCTTTAATAGTATTTTCATCTGATTTAGGGGTGCGAAACGTTATTTTCTACTTGGCTTATGCACAAACTGGTATACTGGGAAGTGCATCAGCAGTCTGTACTATCCTCGACTAATCACGAATGATATGATATCTCTTTATGACAAATGTGCGTCAGAATATAATGTCTGCTTCTATGCCCCCTGATGAAATCGCGCTCATGAAGCGCATCAAGGCGCAGGATGAAAAT
The Phototrophicus methaneseepsis DNA segment above includes these coding regions:
- a CDS encoding pyridoxal phosphate-dependent aminotransferase, producing MRNFVASTVTTMRASGIRKYFDIANQMEDVVTLGIGQPDFPTPQHITQAGIDSLQAGDTGYTANAGTLALRRAISAHIERLYGASYDPVNQVLVTVGVSEALFLLMKAILEPGDEVLIVEPCFVANEAAVHMAGGVAVSVGTSPEHDFQVTGAELEAKITPRTKAIFISYPNNPTGAILTREHMLQVAQVAEKYDLLVISDEIYERLVYGVEHINFATLPNMMERTVTLSGMSKSYAMTGWRIGYATGPTPIIGAMSKLHQYLIMSAPTTGQVAAIQALQHGEDDVEAMRQEYDRRRRVLVDGFNSLGLTCFEPRGAFYTFPSIASTGMSDDEFCERLLLEERLAVIPGSAFGQSGSGFVRASYASSMENIERALERLTHFMQNHGLLAQAAMQAII